A stretch of DNA from Leguminivora glycinivorella isolate SPB_JAAS2020 chromosome 12, LegGlyc_1.1, whole genome shotgun sequence:
GTGGTCGAATGACCCGAGGTATTCGAGCGCGGCGCGGTAGCAGAACTCGTACTGGTCCTGGAAATAAAATTTGGTTGTAACTTATTTTATTGGGAAACCGGATTTTCACAAACCGGTTACGAACATGGAAGAAAAACATATGAGCTTATTTTATATTTCGTGGGAACTGataaatattttcatatttgGACACAGTTGGTAGACTTGGTAGGTTTGCAGAGCGCAATACAACATAATCATGTCACATAATTACATGTTCTACTAGGTTTGCAGAGCGCAACACAACATAATCATGTCACATAATTACATGttctacataattatgtgaTCCCAATTTTTCCTAGTAAAATTTACGAAAATTTCCACGAACATACAATATTCTTATGAAAATTTATGTTGAGCACGCATGAACACGCTGGTGCGTCCGACACCCGAACTGTAATCGTCAAGATTCAGTCTAATGTGAAGAACTTACCGGTACTGTTGATACTTGCGATACAATGGTCAAGTTTTGGTCCTTACCTCAGTCTGCACCATGGCAGGGCGCTGAGTGCGCAGCGTACGAACGGTCTGGAACACGTCAACCACACCCTCGTACTGCATACGCTCCAGCACCGTCGACAGGGTGATGAATACGCCAGTGCGGCCGACGCCCGCGCTGTACAAAAACAAATAGTAAGAACCCTGCCGCATTAGATGCCTATgtacaataatttttaagaaaaaaaaaccgccgcctttggagttctggtgaaagctacttgcgaatgttggattatgtagaaatttgtaggttttttttaaactgcttttaatgctttaattatttgatggcaacaaaaatcaatatacgtataccgttaaggtttgaggagtttcctcaattcctcatgaatccgattataagaaatcgaagcttgacaataTGCTtgacaaatataactaaataaatgttactgttctgaacttaaatgcatgctgttcttataaaaataccaaagtcactataagcgagccgttcagatttgaggagttccgttttgatcatcatcaggagttccactgcaccaaatgtcactattctgaacgtaagtgcatgctgttcttataaaaataccaaagtcactataagcgtgccgttcagatttgaggagttccgttctgaccatcatcagcagttccactgcaccaaatgtcactgttccggacgtaaatgcatgctgttcctttaaaaacacaaaaatcgccatatgtatgcctttcagatttgaggagttccctcgatttctccaggatcccatcatcagaactgagttctgagaaaaatggaaccaatctgtatgcatatacattcaatcaaaaaaaaattttttttaatcggtccagtaacgacggagatatcgaggaacaaacataaaaaaaaaatacagacgaatagagaaccaccttcttttgagagatttgaggcggcggttaaaaatgcatCGAAAACCACACGGATGTAACCCATCTAATCCATCCACTAACTGATAACTCTATtggacctggccccgtagccgaatggcatttctccgacgccaaacgaaagcgatacgccgctggctctgtcgcggcaatatgcaagcgcgatagagatagatatctactagcgcttcgtttcgtgagcgtttcgtgagcgattgtgccattcggctagccaccctgtagtCTCATGGATGACGTCCCATCGAAAGTGTGAGATAGAATTAAAAAGACAAAGAACATTCAACAATATAGATTTAAACAAAATAAGACATTGATAAACCAGTCCAGACTAATGCAAGGTAACATTAAAGACATAAATATTCCCGTTAAATCTTTAAACGTACCTGCAATGTACTGTGATAGGTCCATCCTGTCCAAACTGCTCCTTGGTCTTGTGCACTTGTCCCAGGAAGTCAATGAAGCCTTCTCCGCTCTTCGGGACTCCTTGCTCAGGCCAGTCGGTGAACTGGAACTGACGGACCGTTCTGGACGCTCCATCACGGGCATCCGTTACCTAATGAGGTATTCAGAGGTTAAATAGAGGTCAGAGTTTACCACATGCGAATATTGGCCAGAACTAATTTTTGAGCCACGACTGAATCTTCTATTTGGCTCTGTCAAAGTCTTTTCGAGTTCCAATTAAGGACTAAAGACATGTTTCGCAGGCCTTAGTTTGTAAACTAGTCATATAGAATGAATGTGTGCATTTATGTTCACAAAACAACATAAGTATTTGGATCAAATCCGGGAAAGTAAGTTTACATACGTACAATTAAGAGTTTTACCTTGAATTCCCTCAAGATATACTGAGGCATATTATATTCAGCAATAGGATCCACTACGAAGCATTGATAGCGCACAGAGCGGTCCGATGGCCAGTACTGATGgcatttttcctgtaataaatTATCAGTATTAGTAAAGAATACAGAAATACAAAGGACAATCATAAATGTACTCTTAGTTAATGCAAACTCACCCTGCCCATTTCCTTGAGTTTCGTTAACATCACGACTATGGTAGAGTTGTGTTCCCAAAGCATACGCCAGAAATCGTCAGTGGTATCAGGCAGAGGACCCTGCGTGGCGATATAAGCCGCTCTGTACCGATACCCATCGACGAATGAAGCGTTGATATAATCAGATCCATCCCTTGGCGTCAGGCAGACCCGAGTAGACTCAAATGGCAAGATATGAACCAGTCTGTTTTTGTGCTTATTACAAGGCAAGCTGGCAGAGACGAAGCGAGTAGAGTCCGCTTTCATGTTGGCGAGCTTCTTAAATTCCAATTCCATTCCCGTGATATTCTCAATAGTGTCAATACGCATAAGTTTCTGGATATGCCCGTGTAAATTGCGAGCCGGCACTTCGGTGTCACCACAGACGACAGCCTCGACTAAAGCGTCGTGGATGAAGATGTACTGGTCTTCGGTTTGGACCATGTAGTTACGCTGAGCTCGCAAGCAAGTGACGTGACCGTAGATGTCTACAGTGCGCTCGTGCCGTGCTCTCTCTAGCATGGAGTCAATGACGATGAAGCAGCCAGTTCTGCCGACACCAGCGGAACAATGAACAACTAACGGGCCGGCATCGGGCAAATTCAGAGCTCGCACACGTCGCAAAAACTGTAGGAAGGGAGCCGGATGATCTGGCACACCGTGGTCAGGCCAAGCTGTGAACTGCAACTGTTTGATCTCCCTCCGCTCAGCACCTCCGTTCCTGGTTACTTGGAAAGTTCGAATGCAGTAAGTGGCGAGTTCCTGAACTTCCGCGATGGTTACGGTCATCATGCCATACGTTTCGCTGCCGCGGCTCGGCCAGTACTGATCGCATTTGATCCTCGTGCGCTCCTCAAGTTTGGTCATCATAACTATCGTGGACGTTCGCAGTTCCCAACACATGCGCCAGAAATCTGCAAATGTTTCTTGCAGAGGTCCTTGAGTAGCAACGTAGGCATTATGCTTGCGGTAGCCATCGCAGTAGTTAGCATTGATATAGTCGCTTCCAAGTATTCCGTCTATTGGCTGTAGGATGACGCGGCTGTGGTCGTACGCGATCACATTTGCATATCGATTCTTAGGTTTGTTTACATCCATGTTGGAATGGTCCCATGTGAACTGTTGACCAGGTTCGATACTTTCATATTCTTGCGAGAATTTGAGATTATCATTAGATTTGAGTCTATCGATATGTTCAGCCAGTTCTGAGATGGGTATAGGTGGATGAGAAATCATAGCAGGGGTTTGGAAGTTAAGTCTTCGCATTTCGACGGGATCGGACGGTGCTCCGAAGCCAACATCTGCAGCCATAAGAGGCCGCGTGACCGCAGCCTGATCTGGCGTTTTGCATGGTTGTCGTCGCTTCttcacaaaaaataacattactaAGCAGAGAGACAGACTCAATGCTGCAATGATAGGACCGATTATCCAAAACATGCCCGCTTCTTTTCTGTTCTCCTCAATTCTTATTTCTGGATCTCCATTAATATCTTTGTCAGGGCCCGGCCTGCTTGGCTCTTCACCGGGTGGAGCTTCACGCATGTCGAGAGATAAGTATTCTGAGAACGGACTCGAAGTGTACAAGTGTTTCTGAGGCGTGTCAACAACAGCCCTCACGAAAACGCGATATTTCTTAGTTGGATTTAATTTTCTGTTCAAGAAACCTTCATAATTTTCATCATTTCCCAGGTGGAAAGtgtataaaatatttctttgtaagaatttggCAGCTATATAAGGAGCATTTTCGTCGTCGGTACGagcgttattttttattaactcGTCCGTTAGGAACTGATCTGGATTCTTATGATTATGGGCCTTATCATCGGGCACTACAACTAGATAATAATGCGAAATAGGGCCGTACTCTTCGGAAGCTTGAGGTAGAATAACTAGCACTTCATTTTCAACAACGCCGTAAAAATCAGGTTTCACCATAGGCTTCGGTGCTGCCATTTGGGTAGTGACAGTAATTTTTGTAGGAGGCCTATAGGAGTCGTCGTTGGGTATGGCACTAACATTAACACTATATGTTGTGAAGGGTGACAAATCGTTAATGGAATATGATGTTCTATCGTGTTTGACGATGATATCTCTTCGAGGTATTTCTTGCGTTTGAGTCATCCCTAATGAGTCAACGAATTCTTTGATCGCGTTGTATGAAATCTTATAGTTAACAGGATTTAAGCGTAACGGTGGAGCCCAGGATAGCGTCATTGAATGCGTGGACACGTCTTGGGCTCTCAAGTATAAAGGCACTTCTTCCGGTTTCACTTTAACTGTAACCTTTTCCGATAACCTTCCTAGACCGTCCGCTGTTTTCGCAGCTACAGCGATAGCGTATTCTGCGAATTTTTCCAAATTTTCCAAATCAGCGGAATGCGTCACATGAACTGTCTTTTGCTGCCACTCGTCCAAGTCGTCGACTGGCGTCATAGTGTAGAATATAACGTATCCTAATATCTTTCTTCTCGAAGGCACGGGTTCCCACCACACCTCCACGTCTGACTCAGATGTGGCGACAGCTTTGACCGACATTGGTGCTCTGCCGATGTCCCGTTCAGTATGCGCCGTGATCTCCTTGCTGTATGGTCCTGGTCCTTGATCTGTATAAGCGCGAACCTTGAACGTGTAATGAGCATCTTCTTCTAATCCGGTAAATACAGTCTTATTCGCTGTCGTAGTCCTTTCTATAAGAGACGACTGATCACCTTTCTTCAAGAACTCAACGTCATACTTCTTTATCTGACCGCTTCGATCGGCACGAGTGGGTGGGTCCCAAGTGACACAGATGACATCTGGTGTTTGGAAATGATATGTAACGTTTGCCGGAGGGCCCTTAGGCACACCTTCAGGCGTGAGCCAATACTTAATAGTTTCCTGTCCTATACCGATATGGTTGCGTCCAGCTATCCTAAATTCATATTGGACGCCTCTTTCTAAGTCTGTAATTTTATGAGAAGTAACTTTGGTGGCAAAATTCTCTTCTTCCAAATTTTGATCCTTTATGCCGTATCTCAGTCGATAACCTAGTAAGTCTCCATAGGTGTGCGTTGGTTTAGTCCACTCCAGTTCAATCGATACGATTGGTTCTCGTTCCAAGACCCTGAAACAGAGAGGGCAAATTAGTTAAAAAATAGATTCAGGGTTGGCAAAAGTCCTGAGGCTGTTGTGTCGTCACTTACTTGAGGTTGACCTGTGGTCTGTTCGGCACCCCGCCGGGCGTCTTCACCGATACAGGGGCACTCCTGTCTCCATCCCCCTTGCGGGTGAGCGCGGCAACTTGCACGTTGTACCGGGAGTCGGGCTGCAGCCCTGATATGTTCAGTTCTAGTGTCGTGTCGTCCATTACGTTGAAACGCATAGGGTCGTTGAGGAGGCCCTTGCCCTGTGGGGGAAATTGTTGGTTAGATTGTGTTCGTTCATTATTCTAAGACGAGATTTAACGTATGAACATCTTAAAATCTTCAGATGTTACGTGTTTCAAAATTTAACCACCAAAGAATGAATGGTACATGTCACTATTTATCAACATAAATAGTTGATCTTTTTGAAAAGtagctaaaaatattttaacctcTTCTCGAACTTCTTGCACATGCACATGGTAGCCCCTTATGATGCCGTTCTTCTCCTTCTCAGTGGGCGGCTTCCAGGTGACGTGCAGCGACGTGGAGTTGATGGCCGTCACCTTCACGTCCTGAGGCTCCCCCGGCACTGTGACCACACAACAGAATGTCTCATAACCGTCCCAGCACTCCTCTAATACGGACCTAATGCCCTATCAGCATCTACGGGAGCGTGCTAGATAACTACCTAAAGCTTCAACTCTTAAGGGCCTAAATTGGATCAAGCAACGACTGCATCGGAAATTAACGCAGTGAGTGCGGTCGGTAGTCGCCGTCGCAATGCTGATAGAGTACTTCGGCCCAGGCAAGTGTCTACACGAGCCTTTCAGCATCTCGATCGGGCATTTGAATACCAACACACACTTATATATCATTTACGCCCTTTTACATCACCATAACCAATTAAAAACCATTACCTTCCAATCCACATCGTTAAGAACAACTAAAATTGTCAAGCAGTTCACAAAGAGTaaacatttagtaagttttCATCTATAGTTTTTCCAAAAGCAGcatttgtttttcaaaattcacacaCTGCAAGGGATACATGCTTGGGGGCGTCAGACTTGGGGGCATCGGTTGCAAGTTACAAGGGGACACGCCAAGTCTTCAAACCCACATAGTCAAGACATGCGTCTCTCAAACGTTACCACTTGCAGTCTGCGTAGAAGAGTCGGTTAGGTTACACGCTAGGAAGATCGATCTACATAAAGCTTAGGCACAAGCACAAACGCACAGCTAAACAAGCACTATAGTAAAGTGTACTCACTCCTTACGGCTGTACGGGTTACCAGCGGCCCATACAAAGTCAGTGACGAGAGAAAAAAGAGAAAAACGCATTCAAATACATTTAAGACAAATTGTGCGAACATTGCAGGGCGAACGGAACTACTAAGTGAGAGATTACGAGTAGAACGCTTGTCGGCGAAATAGGGGGCGCTCTTATTTCCTTGTGTATTTTGAGCTCTTTAGGAGGCGCATTCGGGTTAAGCCGCTTGGGACACCGGCGTCAGTCTAGTTCGCGTGCATTGCCTTTTTCTGTTCACTGCTACGTCGAACAAATGCGAGAGGGAATTCATTTCTCGCGTGGAGCAAAAATGTCTTTGGAAATACGCGAAACATTTTCTTGTCGCTATGAATATTCTTTGTGTGTGTAAGTGAATTATGCGGgtaagtattttcattttttcacaCGATTGTACGGCTCCGTCCTCCCGGGGGAGTTGTTCGAATAGAAAAAGGCTCTGCAGTTGAATTTAATTTAGTCCCTCGGCGCTGAGAAGTCACTCACACGCACATGTATTGATTAACGCGACGGCGGCGGTGGTCGTGTGTGGTGGCGGTGCGCGCCATCTCTCTGTGTGTGGTGCCTCGTCCTTGTGTTGGTCTTCTGTGATGTTTGTGGCAGTGTCAGAGTGTCATGTCTCGGCGTGCTCCTCACAATGTTCAGTAAAGGGTCAGAGGCTGGAGCGATCGTCGCCGAAATGTCTCGCAGCGTTCTTTGGACCGGCTCGTAGTAACGGCGATAGCGTACTTTAGGCATAGTATTGTATGTCACAATATCTAGTGTGCATGCACGACAGAAAGTCTGATAGATAATACAGAAGAAGGAAGGAAGAGACAGAAATCGCTACTTGCAAGAAGTCGTAGCCTGAGAGCGAGTTAGATAGATAGAGACAGAGAAAGACAAGAAAGTGTGCGAAGTCTAGTAACTGAGCTGAGCAGTCGAGTACAGGCGAAGAGCGCGGCTCGGATCTATCCTTCGGATACCGCTAGTGCAGCCAATGGGAAATATAAAGTGAAATTTAGTTCGGATCCTCGGGACGGGAGTCGCTTCGGCCGTTCCGCTAATAGTAGATAGTATAGAGTAGAGTGAGTAGAGAAGTTGTGAGTTGAACATGCGCGCGTGTGGTGTGGGACGGTATTGGTATTCAAATGCGGCGCTCGGGCCGGTGCGTGTGCGTATgggcgcgcggcggcgcgcACGCGGCGCGGGGGCTGCGCCTGCGCTGCACCGCCGCGCCGGGCGCGCCGCCGCTCGCGCGCCCAATGCGCTCTTGTGTGTCACGCACTCGTTCTCTCACCTTGTGTCGTCGCTAAGTGCTGAGTGCTTCCTAAAAGTGCAGTCTGTACCCCACGCaatcataaataaaacaatagattGCGCGCGGCAAGACGTACCTATCTGGTGCCCAGTGAAATAAACTGAACGAAAACGGTGCTGTGTGGGTAAATAAAGCATGCAAAATTGTGTCCATCGCTAAATACTCAACAATAAGTGTGCGCCAAAATCAATAGTATAATAGTGCCGTCGAATATACCAGGTGCTGTATAAACTTTGCATTTCAGTGAGTGCCATCTTATGCATCGAGAATCAACGCGGCAAAAGAAATCATTACATGTGACAGTGAGTGGAAATATCGACTCTACGCCGCTAGTTACAGCGGCTAGAATGCAGTGAAATAACATGGTCGTCTGTGACATGATAAATATACATGGATTTATCGGCAAGCATAGTAAAACGTTGTTACGAGAATAAACCTCCTTGTTTAGATTCCTGCTATGTGCTCTCAAAAAAGGaacaaaagaaaaaatgacATTAGTAATTTTGATAGTATTAGCGCTTAGGAATTTGAAGTGATAATGAAATTGTTCTGAACAGAATTGTTAATGAATTTTCATTCAAGTTGCCCACCACCAATGTTAGTCAatatgtaaacattttcataaacCAATAAACAGCTTAAATGGAATCTATACACGTTAATTATTTAAATGGAATCTGTATTATTATTAGTGAAGCCACTTTGTGAAGTGTCGTATTTATTGATTCCATTCAATCTGTTACATTCAAACAAGTCAAAACCAAAACCATTCATAAGATCCGTGAATTGGTTAATTATAGGCATTTAATCTAATAATAACTTATGAATGGTTTGTTCAAGTCGACCCACATACCAAATCTCCCAATTTAGAACCAGAAAATGCCAATGTTAATTACTCTGATATTATTCATTAGATGATTATAGTTAAACTTTTGAGCTTAGTTAAAATTAATAGAAAAAATATGCAATACCAGGAAAAGCGGTATAAAAACctacataaatgtaaaaaaatatttcaatgaaAAAGAAATTGTAAATAATTCCAAATTGTTGCATTCCTGATACAGCATAACCAAATGCGAATAACTGTCAAGTAAAATTATTATCATATTCGCCTTTGGGTACTAGAGGATCTTTCAATTCAACGAATTTTTCTTGTGTGGACGTTTAAAAACATGTGTGGTAACaatagaaaatattattttacatttatctTAATAATTATAACTATCTCTCCCATTAAAAACCTTCACTGATAATGTCTCgattttttcaaatattttacttcaAAGCCTGGCTTTAGAATATCGTCAAGTGCTCATTAAATTGAGTGATCCTTTCAACCGGCGGAGATAAACTTCCAGCTTCTGAAATTTGCTACCGTTCCCTTTCATAAAACGTGTAATGAACTAGATATGTTACTCAAAATGTAGATGCTTGAGTCTGTGAGACTATTTAAAGTCATTTTTATCAAATATGATACAATGATTACAAGCAATAGAATATTCTTGCCTTAATTTGAGAGGCTTAGTAATtacaatgtacctacttaatgctCTTACTTTAGATTTGTAATTTGGAGAATTTCAAAACGGAAGTTTATTTCAGCCGTACGTTaaccaaaaataaaatagagaTCCATAAAATGCAGACACGTACCGTCTTCATGCGTGCGCACAGTGACGGGGTAGGAGGCGGGCCCGTCGCCGACGCTGGTACCGGCCAGCACCCAGATCCGGTACTCGGTCCAGCGGCGGAGCTCATCTAGCTCGAACGACGTCTGGTTAAGCTTCACGACGGTCGCCTCCGAATCCCCCCGACCGCTCTCCACGCACAGCAGCTTGTAATAAGCGATCCGACCGTTCGCTCGCTCCGCCGGCGGCGGCTGCCACGACACCCGAATCGCGGTCGGCGACACCGCCACCGCAGTCACATTCATTGGCGGCGCTCCGGGAACTAAAATGTCGCTCAACAATAAAACAACCTGCAACTCAAACGGGCCCGGCCCGGTTAACCGCCCTAACCGATGCAATCACTGAATGCGATTGAAACAAAACGGTGCCCAAAAAAATGAAAGACGACGGTAAGTCGTTAAAATAAATCGAGCATGCACATTTTTTGTTAGTGTGGTGTGTGTGATCCGCTCGCCCATACATCTCTATGTGACATCCGTCATACTTTCTCCTGTTGGAAGAAAATTGTGCTTATTATGTTGTGGCTTACGACACGAAAACATGAGTTCCCATGATGTTTCCATGTTAGTGATGTTTTCCCGTCTTTGGCACACCCATAGTTAATGATGGTTCTTGCGGCATGTCGTTCGTGTCGTCGGCAGTgggatttaaataaaaaaataatgtaaaaataacTTGAGGTGTACACCCCTGTATAAACTCGGACCTACTAACGACATTAAGCTACTACTAGGGTAAGGTGAGCGCACACTTTTGTAACTCGCGTCTCATTAAACTGTTCGTCGCGAAGAATTGAGGTTCCATACTTTTAACGAAAAGATGCTCAATTGTTTCAAACAAAAGACTATTTAATCGCCAATAGTACGAAGTGTCACTTATTTGACTGGTTGCTGGCTGTTGAATATGTGCGGCCACATTACCGTTTCGACAGATTTACAATTACAAAACACATATTGTGATAAAACTTGGTGCTTGTGCTGTAATACTGGCGGCGTGCCGGGCAGGTGCGTTATGTGAAATTACATTACGATTTACCTGTAAAATTTAGCTTCGTAACAGACAGAAAACATAACGGAAGAGTAACGAGAACAGTTAATTCTACTAGAAACTGAATCCTTTGCCATCGTGTTTTCCGGGAAACTTTCCTATTTGTCATATCACGTCGGCCACTACTTCTATTTGTAgtgactgactgaaataacatAACCCATTGGAGCGTTTCAGTGAAAATACTTTGGTaaagtaatataaaataattctgTAGTCAGTGCAATCAAAAATATTCCTTGAATCTGTCTCATTACTCTTGAAACGGTTTCTCTCTGCTACCCCACACTCTCACACTGTCAAAGCAAGGGAACAGTCGAGACCTCACATACGAATTAAAATCTCCAAATGCAATATCGCGGGAGCGTTTTTCCCATTTCCCTATTCGAGTTTTTTTCACCGAGTTAATCAGGTCCTTTGCCGGTTGTAATTTTGTTTCCGCACTTAGCGAGTTGAAAAGAAAACAATTGGTAGACGGCTTTGTTCGCGTGGAACATGCATACGTCCAAAAAGAAAATTCCTACGTCAGTTgcaaatttaaaaagaaaatttcAGCAACTGTTAGGAGTTTAGTATCCAATAGTCATATCTTGGAAGCGATCGGAGTGGAATTGAATTTTTATCGTAAAAGCAAACAGAATTTGAATTATTCCGAAGCCGTTCGGTGGAACTTTAAAGTCTCCATCGCTTGATAGACTCATAGTGCACATTTATTATTCTTATCTGTTGGTTGATTGCTATAGaaattcatatttttcattgaaatttctGATAAAAAGCTTATAAATGCTTTTTACTTACTTTGTAGTGTTTTTGTTACTTATTAAGCTTCCGCGCAGCATTATCCTGTGCATGTTTCAAAAGAATCTTAAGGGTacttgtaggtaggtactacttGTGGTGCGACTGTCACTTGTTTCTTTTAACGCGATATTTTGATAAGG
This window harbors:
- the LOC125231646 gene encoding tyrosine-protein phosphatase Lar isoform X4 codes for the protein MGTETISSLEPELDMGSDNTHILEPCRSKGSNTTPARRGCGKMRERRSPLHRIALLCCLVFLCRVDASDPPEITIRPRNLQVRANGIAAFYCAARGDPVPNIQWRKNGKRVSSMQSRYQVSAMEQVTEVGANGAVLRIEPVRAQRDDATYECVAENGVGDAVTAVATLTVFEADKVPPGFPSIAPPSSTMVVEVGHTATLPCQATGTPTPKVRWLWNSLPLDISANPRYAILNDKMLGTLQIVKSEEEDQGKFECVAENSIGTEFSKPTSLYVKVRRVAPQFSIPPPPRTEVMLGGNVTLKCVAFGSPMPTVKWRKGLTKWLTPEDNPPLGLNNLKLENIRESANYTCEAASVLGVIEKTAEVKVQSLPGPPTDVRASEITATNVRLAWSYSGPEEPQYYVIQYKPKYANQAFSEISGVITQYYSVTNLSPYTEYEMFVIAVNNIGRGPPSAPATITTGETVDSLYGGTKPGSAPRNVQVRPLSSSTMVIQWDEPETPNGQVTGYKIYYTTDPSQTLQSWHSQMMDNSHLTTISELTPHTVYTIRVQAYTSVGPGPISPPVQVKTQQGVPSQPSNLVAVEAGETSVTLSWRRPAHAGDNIVSYELYWNDTYAKQHHRKRIPITETYTLNGLYPNTLYYIWLAARSQRGEGATTPPIAVRTKQYVPGEPQDVKVTAINSTSLHVTWKPPTEKEKNGIIRGYHVHVQEVREEGKGLLNDPMRFNVMDDTTLELNISGLQPDSRYNVQVAALTRKGDGDRSAPVSVKTPGGVPNRPQVNLKVLEREPIVSIELEWTKPTHTYGDLLGYRLRYGIKDQNLEEENFATKVTSHKITDLERGVQYEFRIAGRNHIGIGQETIKYWLTPEGVPKGPPANVTYHFQTPDVICVTWDPPTRADRSGQIKKYDVEFLKKGDQSSLIERTTTANKTVFTGLEEDAHYTFKVRAYTDQGPGPYSKEITAHTERDIGRAPMSVKAVATSESDVEVWWEPVPSRRKILGYVIFYTMTPVDDLDEWQQKTVHVTHSADLENLEKFAEYAIAVAAKTADGLGRLSEKVTVKVKPEEVPLYLRAQDVSTHSMTLSWAPPLRLNPVNYKISYNAIKEFVDSLGMTQTQEIPRRDIIVKHDRTSYSINDLSPFTTYSVNVSAIPNDDSYRPPTKITVTTQMAAPKPMVKPDFYGVVENEVLVILPQASEEYGPISHYYLVVVPDDKAHNHKNPDQFLTDELIKNNARTDDENAPYIAAKFLQRNILYTFHLGNDENYEGFLNRKLNPTKKYRVFVRAVVDTPQKHLYTSSPFSEYLSLDMREAPPGEEPSRPGPDKDINGDPEIRIEENRKEAGMFWIIGPIIAALSLSLCLVMLFFVKKRRQPCKTPDQAAVTRPLMAADVGFGAPSDPVEMRRLNFQTPAMISHPPIPISELAEHIDRLKSNDNLKFSQEYESIEPGQQFTWDHSNMDVNKPKNRYANVIAYDHSRVILQPIDGILGSDYINANYCDGYRKHNAYVATQGPLQETFADFWRMCWELRTSTIVMMTKLEERTRIKCDQYWPSRGSETYGMMTVTIAEVQELATYCIRTFQVTRNGGAERREIKQLQFTAWPDHGVPDHPAPFLQFLRRVRALNLPDAGPLVVHCSAGVGRTGCFIVIDSMLERARHERTVDIYGHVTCLRAQRNYMVQTEDQYIFIHDALVEAVVCGDTEVPARNLHGHIQKLMRIDTIENITGMELEFKKLANMKADSTRFVSASLPCNKHKNRLVHILPFESTRVCLTPRDGSDYINASFVDGYRYRAAYIATQGPLPDTTDDFWRMLWEHNSTIVVMLTKLKEMGREKCHQYWPSDRSVRYQCFVVDPIAEYNMPQYILREFKVTDARDGASRTVRQFQFTDWPEQGVPKSGEGFIDFLGQVHKTKEQFGQDGPITVHCSAGVGRTGVFITLSTVLERMQYEGVVDVFQTVRTLRTQRPAMVQTEDQYEFCYRAALEYLGSFDHYAN